The following are encoded in a window of Acidobacteriota bacterium genomic DNA:
- the ileS gene encoding isoleucine--tRNA ligase — translation MGADWKDTLNLPKTDFPMKANLAQREPKQLDAWRKAGIYTQIQSARRGCPVYSFHDGPPYANGRIHLGHALNKVLKDFIIKSKTMEGYRVTYRPGWDCHGLPIELQIEKEKGRKVREEDIHTFRRHCREYAEKFIAIQREEFIRLGVFGDWENPYRTMDYPYEASIASAFHECFQKGYAYKGMKSVQWCIHCETALAEAEVEYADHRSPTVFVKFPVAAGQEGALPDGLGRPGTSVVIWTTTPWTLPANLAVAFHPEFPYVAIESEGEVLVVAEALAESFLKEIGREGRVVGAFKGARMEGLRLRHPFLDRDSLCIVADYVTSDTGTGCVHTAPGHGQDDYLTGVRYGLPILSPVDRRGRFMADVEHFAGMNVFDANPEVVKLLESRGALLRAGTITHSYPHCWRCKNPLIFRATEQWFISMAHDDLRAKALKAIDAVDWVPAWGRNRIYSMMEGRPDWCLSRQRRWGVPIAVIFCESCGEPVRDGRFFEAVRREISVRGAGVWYEGDAGRFLPPGYACSKCGGKAFRPETDILDVWFDSGVSHRAILGHDLDTPWPSEVYLEGSDQHRGWFHTSLLTALMLKGAPPYKKVITHGFVLDGEGRAMSKSMGNVISPEEALKKHGAEILRLWVSMVDYRDDVRFSWDMLQRNADAYLKIRNTLRYLLGNLFDFTPAEAVAHADLPEMDRYALILLDRVIHRVLKAYREFAFHLVYHELLQFCTVTLSAFYLDVLKDRLYCSAAASPERRSAQTVLYRLADSLVRLMAPILPFTAEEVWSYLPERETPSVHMARFPEASGRGDEALAERWERLRGMREAVNKALEEARQRGEIGKSLEAEVTLRAGTEEEVEFLRRYAGVLPELFIVSSVRLEGAGSHAPAVTVSKAGGEKCARCWTITSAPIRHEESALCPRCALVTGIRA, via the coding sequence GTGGGCGCGGACTGGAAAGACACCCTGAACCTTCCCAAGACGGACTTTCCCATGAAGGCCAACTTGGCCCAGCGGGAGCCGAAACAGCTCGATGCTTGGAGAAAGGCGGGGATCTACACCCAGATTCAGTCCGCACGCAGGGGGTGTCCGGTGTACTCCTTCCACGATGGCCCGCCCTACGCCAACGGGCGCATTCACCTGGGCCACGCACTCAACAAGGTGCTCAAGGACTTCATCATCAAGTCCAAGACCATGGAAGGCTACCGGGTGACCTACCGGCCGGGCTGGGACTGCCATGGCCTGCCCATCGAGCTTCAGATCGAAAAGGAGAAGGGCCGGAAGGTCCGCGAGGAGGACATCCACACCTTCCGCCGCCACTGCCGGGAATACGCGGAGAAGTTCATCGCCATCCAGCGGGAGGAGTTCATTCGGTTGGGGGTCTTCGGGGACTGGGAGAACCCGTACAGGACCATGGACTATCCGTACGAGGCCTCCATCGCCTCTGCCTTCCACGAGTGCTTCCAGAAGGGGTACGCGTACAAGGGGATGAAATCCGTCCAGTGGTGCATCCACTGCGAAACGGCCCTGGCCGAGGCGGAAGTGGAATACGCGGACCATCGGTCCCCGACCGTCTTCGTCAAGTTCCCCGTGGCGGCGGGGCAGGAAGGCGCCCTCCCCGACGGGCTGGGCCGCCCCGGCACCTCCGTGGTGATCTGGACCACCACCCCCTGGACCCTTCCGGCGAACCTTGCCGTGGCCTTTCATCCCGAATTCCCGTACGTGGCCATCGAAAGCGAAGGGGAGGTCCTCGTCGTGGCCGAGGCGCTGGCCGAGTCCTTTCTCAAGGAAATCGGGCGGGAGGGGAGGGTGGTAGGGGCGTTCAAGGGCGCCCGGATGGAGGGTCTGCGGCTCAGGCACCCGTTCCTCGATCGGGACTCGCTCTGCATCGTGGCGGATTACGTGACCTCCGACACGGGGACGGGGTGCGTGCACACGGCGCCGGGCCACGGCCAGGACGACTACCTTACGGGGGTCCGTTACGGCCTTCCCATCCTCAGCCCCGTGGATCGCCGCGGCCGGTTCATGGCCGACGTGGAGCACTTTGCCGGGATGAACGTCTTCGACGCGAATCCGGAGGTCGTCAAACTCCTGGAGTCCAGGGGGGCCCTCCTTCGGGCCGGAACCATCACCCACTCCTACCCCCACTGCTGGCGCTGCAAGAATCCTCTTATTTTTCGGGCCACCGAACAGTGGTTCATCTCCATGGCGCACGACGACCTTCGGGCGAAGGCGCTCAAGGCGATCGACGCGGTGGACTGGGTGCCCGCCTGGGGCCGGAACCGGATCTACTCGATGATGGAAGGCCGGCCGGACTGGTGCCTTTCCCGCCAGCGTCGGTGGGGGGTGCCCATCGCGGTCATCTTCTGCGAGTCCTGCGGGGAGCCGGTCCGGGATGGCCGGTTCTTCGAGGCCGTGCGGCGCGAGATCTCCGTCCGGGGGGCCGGCGTCTGGTACGAAGGCGATGCGGGCCGGTTCCTGCCGCCGGGGTACGCCTGTTCGAAATGCGGGGGAAAGGCCTTCCGGCCCGAGACCGACATCCTGGACGTCTGGTTCGATTCGGGGGTCAGCCACAGGGCCATCCTCGGCCACGACCTGGATACCCCGTGGCCTTCGGAGGTGTACCTGGAGGGGAGCGACCAGCATCGAGGCTGGTTCCACACTTCCCTTCTGACGGCTCTCATGCTCAAGGGGGCGCCGCCCTACAAGAAGGTGATCACCCACGGCTTCGTGCTCGACGGCGAGGGGCGGGCCATGTCCAAGTCCATGGGCAACGTCATCTCACCGGAGGAGGCCCTGAAAAAGCACGGGGCGGAGATCCTGCGCCTCTGGGTGTCCATGGTGGATTACCGGGACGACGTCCGCTTTTCATGGGACATGCTCCAGAGGAACGCCGACGCTTACCTGAAGATCCGGAACACGCTCCGGTACCTGCTGGGCAATCTCTTCGACTTCACCCCCGCGGAGGCCGTGGCCCATGCGGACCTGCCGGAGATGGACCGGTATGCGCTGATTCTGCTGGACCGGGTCATCCACCGCGTTCTGAAGGCCTACCGGGAGTTTGCCTTCCACCTCGTTTACCACGAACTCCTCCAGTTCTGCACGGTGACCTTGTCGGCCTTCTACCTGGACGTGCTCAAGGACCGGCTGTACTGCAGCGCCGCGGCCTCCCCGGAACGCCGTTCGGCCCAGACCGTTCTCTACCGGCTGGCGGACTCTCTGGTGCGGCTCATGGCTCCCATTCTGCCGTTCACGGCCGAGGAGGTCTGGTCGTACCTCCCGGAGCGCGAAACGCCCTCCGTGCACATGGCTCGCTTTCCGGAGGCCTCCGGCCGCGGCGACGAAGCCCTTGCGGAGCGGTGGGAACGGCTCCGGGGCATGAGGGAAGCCGTGAACAAAGCCCTGGAGGAGGCCCGACAGCGAGGGGAAATCGGGAAATCCCTGGAGGCCGAGGTGACCCTCCGCGCCGGGACGGAGGAGGAGGTCGAATTCCTGCGGCGATACGCCGGCGTCCTCCCGGAGCTCTTCATCGTCTCGTCCGTGCGCCTGGAGGGCGCCGGATCCCACGCGCCGGCGGTGACCGTCTCGAAGGCCGGCGGCGAGAAGTGCGCGCGGTGTTGGACGATCACCTCCGCGCCCATCCGGCACGAGGAATCGGCCCTCTGTCCGCGGTGCGCCTTGGTCACCGGGATTCGCGCCTGA
- the lspA gene encoding signal peptidase II, which yields MARRVPLVATAGILILDQATKVWLAHSLPFGGERVVTPWFSLVHWHNPGGLFGMLDRLPEWGRLAVFLAIPLLGVSLLGYLYAKSDRDLDRWLLAAILGGAAGNLLDRIRLGAVVDFLYFHIPDGPGWPAFNVADATLSTGILVFVALAFLRPEKEKDRASDPLSNR from the coding sequence ATGGCCCGGCGCGTTCCCCTTGTCGCGACGGCGGGCATCCTGATCCTGGACCAGGCCACAAAGGTCTGGCTGGCCCATTCCCTCCCTTTCGGGGGGGAGCGCGTCGTGACACCATGGTTCTCCCTCGTGCACTGGCACAATCCCGGAGGGCTCTTCGGGATGTTGGACCGTCTGCCCGAGTGGGGGCGCCTCGCCGTTTTCCTCGCCATACCCCTTCTGGGCGTGTCCCTCCTCGGCTACCTGTATGCAAAGAGCGACCGGGACCTGGATCGGTGGCTCCTCGCGGCCATCCTGGGCGGGGCGGCGGGGAACCTCCTGGACAGGATCCGGCTGGGAGCGGTAGTGGATTTCCTTTATTTCCACATTCCCGACGGACCGGGCTGGCCCGCCTTCAACGTGGCCGACGCCACCCTCTCCACGGGGATCCTGGTGTTCGTGGCCCTCGCGTTCCTGCGCCCGGAAAAGGAGAAGGACCGTGCATCCGATCCTCTTTCAAATCGGTGA
- the lgt gene encoding prolipoprotein diacylglyceryl transferase, with translation MHPILFQIGDFAVGTYGILLALSALAALGLGRMLSPRVDLDPERVTDLFVYSLLSAFVGAKVALVIGDFRAFSADPVGYLLENLRSFGAFYGGFLCAAGVAAYYLRRHGIPFWPAADVTAVCLSLGQAMGRWGCFFAGCCYGKPTDLPWGLVFPAVPTCSDGTHIHPWPIYESLADLAIFAVLWRLFHRKGLPGRVFLAYVLLYGTARFFLEFLRGDSLRGLYFGDALSLSQIVALGAVAAAGAAWAFRRARSREA, from the coding sequence GTGCATCCGATCCTCTTTCAAATCGGTGACTTCGCCGTCGGCACGTACGGGATCCTCCTCGCGCTTTCTGCCCTGGCGGCCCTGGGGCTCGGGAGGATGCTCTCGCCAAGGGTGGACCTGGATCCCGAACGCGTGACCGATCTCTTCGTTTACAGCCTGCTCTCCGCCTTCGTGGGCGCCAAGGTGGCCCTGGTGATCGGGGACTTCCGTGCCTTCTCCGCCGATCCGGTCGGGTACCTTCTCGAGAACCTCCGCTCCTTCGGGGCCTTCTACGGCGGATTCCTGTGCGCCGCCGGGGTGGCGGCCTACTACCTTCGGCGCCACGGGATCCCCTTCTGGCCGGCGGCGGACGTGACGGCCGTCTGCCTCTCCCTCGGGCAGGCCATGGGCCGATGGGGTTGCTTCTTCGCGGGATGCTGCTACGGGAAGCCCACCGATCTCCCTTGGGGACTGGTGTTTCCGGCTGTCCCCACGTGCTCCGACGGAACCCACATCCATCCCTGGCCGATTTACGAGAGCCTGGCGGACCTGGCCATCTTCGCCGTCCTGTGGAGGCTCTTTCACCGAAAGGGCCTTCCGGGCCGGGTCTTTCTCGCCTACGTTCTGTTGTACGGAACGGCGCGTTTCTTCCTCGAGTTCCTCAGGGGGGACAGCCTCCGCGGCCTCTACTTCGGGGACGCGCTCTCGCTCTCCCAGATCGTGGCCCTCGGGGCTGTGGCCGCCGCCGGGGCGGCGTGGGCGTTCCGCCGGGCGAGAAGCCGGGAGGCTTGA
- a CDS encoding RluA family pseudouridine synthase — translation MPRLSLTVESPARRLDAYLASRLKDRGLSRSALSRLLEAGRILLDGRRAKPSAEIRAGQRVDLDLPDVRPFELVPKEGALSVLYEDESCLAVDKPAGLVTHPARGHWDDTFVNVLVGCGVALSPGGPESRPGIVHRLDKETSGVLLLAKTEGARLSLMEQFRARRTEKVYWALVWGRLPSEEMDVALPIGRDPRRRSRMAVVAGGREASTTFRTLEVLPHVSLVEACPRSGRTHQIRVHLSHVKHPVVGDTVYGGHPENGLPSALLRHRVREAGRFFLHAHRLTFESPAAGRVTVVSPMPQEFHDLLEAFRRHG, via the coding sequence GTGCCGCGCCTGTCGCTCACGGTGGAAAGCCCCGCGCGCCGGCTGGATGCCTACCTGGCGTCCCGCCTCAAAGACAGGGGCCTGAGCCGGTCCGCCTTGAGTCGCCTCTTGGAGGCGGGCCGCATCCTCCTGGACGGCAGACGGGCCAAACCGTCGGCGGAGATCCGAGCGGGCCAACGGGTGGACCTGGACCTTCCCGACGTGCGGCCCTTCGAGCTGGTCCCGAAGGAGGGGGCCCTCTCGGTCCTCTACGAGGACGAATCCTGCCTCGCCGTCGACAAGCCGGCCGGCCTGGTGACGCATCCGGCCAGGGGCCACTGGGACGACACTTTCGTCAACGTCCTGGTGGGTTGCGGAGTCGCTCTGTCTCCGGGCGGTCCGGAGAGCCGCCCCGGGATCGTCCACCGCCTGGACAAGGAGACCTCGGGGGTGCTCCTGCTGGCCAAGACCGAAGGGGCCCGGCTGTCGCTGATGGAACAATTCCGGGCCAGGAGAACGGAAAAGGTCTACTGGGCCCTGGTCTGGGGCCGTCTACCCTCGGAGGAGATGGACGTCGCGCTCCCCATAGGGCGGGACCCCCGCCGGCGGTCCCGCATGGCGGTCGTGGCGGGAGGACGGGAGGCGAGCACGACCTTCCGAACGCTGGAGGTCCTGCCTCACGTCAGCCTGGTGGAGGCCTGTCCCCGGTCGGGGCGCACCCACCAGATCCGCGTCCACCTCTCCCACGTCAAGCATCCGGTGGTCGGCGACACGGTTTACGGGGGCCACCCCGAGAACGGCCTGCCCTCGGCCCTCCTCCGCCATCGCGTGCGAGAGGCCGGGCGGTTCTTTCTGCACGCCCACCGCCTCACCTTCGAGAGTCCCGCCGCGGGCCGTGTGACGGTGGTCTCACCGATGCCCCAGGAGTTTCACGACCTGTTGGAGGCCTTCAGGCGCCATGGATAG
- a CDS encoding Rossmann-like and DUF2520 domain-containing protein, translating into MDRTFTLIGCGKAGLSVALALKGSGWRVEACASRTPESARTGAEWLACPVLPSLNDLPREGHLLLGVPDTALRDVDRAVAASDPYLRGRVVLHLSGALPARILESCRLRGASVGSIHPIMTLPDPLTGAKNLRQATFALEGRPDAMTAMKAMVQSMSGKSFTLSPRGKTLYHAAAVVAANHLVALIADSQEMLRLAGADPSVSLPAFQSLMVGTVSNVFASGPVAAITGPIERSDQEIIRNHLQALKRWPRLSERYRAMALGALGLVRERHPERREALDALEKALSGWHSSP; encoded by the coding sequence ATGGATAGGACCTTTACGCTCATCGGTTGCGGCAAGGCGGGACTTTCGGTGGCCCTCGCGCTCAAGGGGTCGGGCTGGCGCGTGGAGGCGTGCGCTTCGCGAACGCCCGAATCGGCGCGCACGGGGGCCGAGTGGCTGGCTTGCCCGGTCCTGCCATCCTTGAACGATCTTCCAAGGGAGGGGCATCTCCTGCTGGGTGTTCCCGATACGGCCCTCAGGGATGTGGATCGGGCCGTGGCCGCTTCGGATCCCTACCTTCGCGGGAGGGTGGTTCTGCACCTGAGCGGGGCCCTTCCCGCCCGAATCCTGGAATCGTGCCGGCTTCGCGGGGCGAGCGTGGGGTCCATTCACCCCATCATGACCCTTCCCGATCCCCTGACGGGGGCTAAGAATCTCCGACAGGCCACCTTCGCCCTCGAGGGCCGGCCCGACGCCATGACCGCCATGAAGGCCATGGTCCAGTCCATGTCGGGGAAGTCCTTCACCCTTTCCCCGAGAGGAAAGACGCTCTACCACGCGGCCGCGGTGGTTGCGGCGAACCACCTCGTGGCCCTCATCGCGGACAGCCAGGAGATGCTGCGCCTGGCCGGGGCGGACCCGTCGGTCTCCCTGCCCGCCTTTCAGAGCCTCATGGTGGGGACCGTCTCCAACGTCTTCGCCAGCGGACCCGTGGCGGCGATCACCGGGCCCATCGAGCGTTCCGACCAAGAGATCATCCGCAATCACCTCCAGGCCCTCAAACGATGGCCCCGCCTGAGCGAGCGCTACAGGGCCATGGCCTTGGGAGCCTTGGGACTCGTGCGGGAGAGGCATCCCGAGCGGCGGGAAGCCCTCGACGCCCTTGAAAAGGCCCTGTCCGGGTGGCACAGTAGCCCCTGA
- a CDS encoding MerR family transcriptional regulator: MAEEPGDDQATLTIGQVARTTGLTVSTIRFYEKEFAGYLRPRKTTGGHRRYRPDDVERLKRIHHLAHELGRPLKEVRETLVSELDPVCLRRDLDLLLEVFENLVQENVKLHQAIQELTERVVALEEERRKRRFKLF, encoded by the coding sequence ATGGCCGAGGAGCCGGGGGATGACCAGGCCACGCTGACGATCGGCCAGGTCGCCCGGACCACGGGCCTCACCGTCAGCACCATCCGCTTCTACGAAAAGGAGTTTGCGGGGTACCTGCGCCCCCGGAAGACAACGGGCGGCCACAGAAGGTACCGGCCGGACGACGTGGAGCGGCTCAAGCGAATCCACCACCTCGCGCACGAATTGGGCCGCCCGCTCAAGGAGGTCCGGGAAACGCTGGTTTCCGAGCTGGATCCGGTCTGCCTGAGGAGGGACCTGGACCTGCTCCTGGAGGTCTTTGAAAACCTCGTGCAGGAGAACGTGAAGCTCCACCAAGCCATCCAGGAACTGACCGAGCGGGTGGTGGCCCTGGAGGAGGAGCGGCGGAAACGGCGCTTCAAGCTTTTTTAG
- the rsmI gene encoding 16S rRNA (cytidine(1402)-2'-O)-methyltransferase translates to MGTLYVVATPIGNLSDITLRALEVLKGVDRVCCEDTRHTRKLLTHFGISKPLSSYFAGNESQRTEEILSRLENGESIALVSDAGTPGISDPGYLLVRACREKGIPVVPVPGPSALAAALSVAGIPTDRVLFLGFPPRGRGDRERLLGSLASDSSTLVFYEAPHRVRAFLREAAALLPGRECVVARELTKRFESVAPSASPEDVPERGEFVLLFGPPALAPRADSDEPGLSEEVEALVAAGHREKEAIRAAARRRGMSRREAYSLLKVRPREDS, encoded by the coding sequence ATGGGGACTCTCTACGTGGTGGCCACGCCCATCGGAAACTTGTCCGACATTACGCTGCGCGCCCTGGAGGTGCTCAAAGGGGTGGATCGGGTCTGTTGCGAGGACACCCGGCACACTCGCAAACTCCTCACCCACTTCGGTATCTCCAAGCCGCTGTCCTCCTATTTCGCGGGGAACGAAAGCCAGCGGACCGAGGAGATCCTGTCTCGACTCGAAAACGGGGAGTCCATCGCCCTCGTGAGCGACGCCGGGACTCCCGGAATCTCCGATCCGGGATACCTTCTGGTTCGCGCCTGCCGGGAGAAGGGCATTCCCGTGGTTCCCGTCCCAGGCCCCTCTGCGCTCGCCGCGGCCCTCAGCGTCGCGGGGATCCCGACGGACCGGGTTCTCTTCCTCGGTTTTCCCCCCCGAGGGAGGGGTGACCGCGAGCGTCTCCTAGGGTCGCTGGCGTCCGATTCCTCCACCCTTGTCTTCTACGAAGCCCCCCACCGGGTGCGCGCCTTTCTGCGCGAGGCGGCGGCCCTGCTGCCGGGCCGCGAGTGCGTCGTGGCGAGGGAACTCACCAAGCGGTTCGAGTCGGTCGCCCCCTCCGCGTCGCCTGAGGACGTGCCCGAGAGGGGCGAATTCGTCCTCCTCTTCGGGCCGCCCGCCTTGGCGCCGAGGGCGGATTCGGACGAACCGGGGCTTTCGGAGGAAGTGGAGGCGCTGGTGGCCGCGGGCCACCGTGAAAAAGAGGCCATTCGGGCGGCGGCGAGAAGGCGTGGCATGAGCCGGCGGGAGGCGTATTCTCTGCTGAAAGTGAGGCCCCGTGAAGATTCCTAA
- a CDS encoding bifunctional oligoribonuclease/PAP phosphatase NrnA: MKIPKDSLDSAAAALLAARRLWLTTHVKSDGDGIGCELSLLRALRSMGKEARVINDTLVPKALGFLLASPDEIQVYDPPAHDGFLEKVDTVVVLDVGLTYRLGRLEPVFSRSRAVKVCLDHHSECDHGFDHVLSDTGMGSTGEILYRLLRAMGVELDASMASPLFAAISIDSGSFAFERCTPETFHVAARLVEAGAEPYAIHRGLNWQRRLDEVKLEGEVIQNLRLDPTGRIAYSEVSRDMLRRYQIDPMEMPTVVNIPLSVAAVEIALLFVEVEPCMVSVSARSKGQVAINDLAQRFGGGGHPLAAGFSLSGPLEEVKARVLGEARRLLRGTARLCGQG; the protein is encoded by the coding sequence GTGAAGATTCCTAAGGATTCCCTGGATTCCGCCGCCGCCGCCCTGCTCGCGGCCCGGCGTCTCTGGCTCACGACCCACGTCAAGAGCGACGGCGACGGCATCGGCTGCGAACTCTCCCTGCTGAGGGCCCTGAGGTCGATGGGAAAGGAGGCGAGGGTCATCAACGACACCCTGGTCCCCAAGGCGCTCGGGTTTCTCCTCGCCTCCCCGGACGAAATCCAGGTGTACGACCCCCCCGCCCACGACGGATTCCTCGAGAAGGTGGACACGGTGGTGGTCCTGGACGTGGGCCTGACTTACCGCCTGGGCCGTCTGGAGCCGGTCTTCAGCCGAAGCCGTGCCGTGAAGGTCTGCCTCGACCACCACTCCGAGTGCGACCACGGCTTCGACCACGTCCTCTCGGACACGGGCATGGGCTCCACGGGGGAGATCCTGTATCGGCTCCTGCGGGCCATGGGCGTGGAATTGGACGCATCCATGGCCTCGCCGCTCTTCGCGGCCATCAGCATCGACTCGGGCTCCTTCGCCTTCGAGCGGTGCACCCCCGAGACCTTCCACGTGGCCGCCCGGCTCGTGGAGGCGGGGGCGGAGCCCTACGCCATCCACCGCGGTCTGAATTGGCAGCGCCGCCTGGACGAAGTGAAGCTCGAGGGGGAGGTCATCCAGAACCTCCGCCTCGACCCCACCGGCCGGATCGCCTATTCGGAGGTCTCCCGGGACATGCTCCGCCGCTACCAGATCGATCCCATGGAGATGCCGACGGTGGTGAACATCCCCTTGTCGGTGGCGGCGGTGGAAATCGCCCTCCTCTTTGTGGAGGTGGAGCCTTGCATGGTCAGCGTCTCGGCCAGGAGCAAGGGCCAGGTGGCCATCAACGATCTGGCCCAGCGCTTCGGAGGCGGCGGGCATCCCCTCGCGGCGGGCTTCTCCCTGTCGGGGCCCCTCGAGGAAGTGAAGGCTCGGGTCCTCGGGGAAGCGCGCCGGTTGTTGCGGGGAACCGCACGGCTCTGCGGCCAGGGATGA
- a CDS encoding potassium channel protein, protein MDVKTSLRRGALLSLGLAALVVLGTAGYILLEDMSLVDALYTTVVVLSTVGLGAWKPMGEAGKLFTIFLIVVGVAVFSYYLTRFFGFVVERGLVEALERRRMNRKIQEAGGHYVVCGHGRIGSVVLSEFAFKKIPVVVIERRAEEVERLAAEGVLAIQGDAREETVLRSAGLERAKGLIALLPDDPDNLYVILTARDMNPGLVIFARANDPSGERRLLQAGANHVISPHREGGKRIARMVLNPNVTDFIEMATEKQNLHLQMEEFTVRPRSPLAGRTLTETGLLKRHRILVVAIKRADGSMTFNPEGNTEIHEGDALIVLGPGIREDLF, encoded by the coding sequence ATGGACGTGAAGACGAGTCTCCGAAGGGGAGCGCTCCTGAGCCTGGGCCTTGCGGCCCTCGTGGTCCTGGGCACGGCGGGCTATATCCTTCTCGAGGACATGTCCCTCGTGGATGCGCTCTACACAACGGTGGTGGTCCTTTCCACCGTGGGCCTGGGCGCCTGGAAACCCATGGGGGAGGCCGGCAAGCTCTTCACCATCTTTCTCATCGTGGTCGGGGTGGCGGTCTTTTCCTACTATCTGACCCGGTTCTTCGGGTTCGTGGTCGAAAGAGGCCTCGTTGAGGCCCTGGAGCGCAGACGGATGAACAGGAAGATTCAAGAAGCCGGCGGCCACTACGTCGTGTGCGGCCACGGGCGCATCGGGTCCGTGGTGCTCTCCGAGTTCGCTTTCAAGAAGATCCCCGTCGTGGTCATCGAGAGACGGGCCGAAGAGGTGGAGCGCCTCGCCGCGGAGGGTGTCCTGGCCATCCAGGGCGATGCCCGGGAGGAGACGGTCCTGCGGTCCGCGGGCCTGGAGCGGGCCAAGGGCCTCATCGCCCTCCTGCCCGACGATCCCGACAACCTCTACGTCATCCTGACGGCCCGGGACATGAATCCGGGGCTGGTCATTTTCGCCCGCGCCAACGACCCGTCGGGGGAGCGCCGGCTTCTCCAAGCGGGGGCCAACCACGTGATCAGCCCCCACCGGGAGGGCGGCAAGCGCATCGCGCGGATGGTGTTGAACCCCAACGTGACCGATTTCATCGAAATGGCCACCGAAAAGCAGAACCTCCACCTTCAGATGGAGGAGTTCACCGTCCGCCCAAGGAGCCCCCTCGCCGGGAGAACGCTCACCGAAACAGGACTGCTCAAGCGCCACCGGATCCTGGTGGTGGCCATCAAGCGGGCCGACGGGTCCATGACCTTCAACCCCGAGGGAAACACCGAGATCCACGAGGGGGACGCGCTCATCGTCCTCGGCCCCGGCATCCGGGAGGACCTCTTCTGA